In one Candidatus Thiopontia autotrophica genomic region, the following are encoded:
- a CDS encoding molybdenum cofactor biosynthesis protein MoaE, translated as MIEIRENPFSPWEEIQRYEKEVLDPVHAGQYGAATVFSGTMREFNEGDGVSGMFLEHYPGMTDSYLEKISQEAAERWEVLDTLIIHRVGAMMPNDPIVLVAAWSAHRGVAFEAARFLIEELKSRAPFWKKEQLEEGERWVEHNTPA; from the coding sequence ATGATTGAAATTCGTGAGAATCCATTCTCCCCCTGGGAGGAGATCCAGCGTTACGAAAAGGAGGTGCTGGATCCTGTTCACGCAGGGCAGTATGGCGCAGCAACTGTATTCTCCGGGACTATGCGTGAGTTCAATGAGGGTGATGGTGTCAGCGGGATGTTTCTGGAGCACTATCCGGGGATGACCGACAGCTATCTGGAGAAGATCTCGCAGGAGGCGGCAGAGCGTTGGGAGGTGCTCGATACGCTTATTATTCACCGTGTTGGTGCAATGATGCCTAATGATCCAATTGTGCTTGTTGCGGCCTGGTCGGCACATCGTGGAGTTGCCTTTGAGGCGGCCCGTTTCTTGATTGAGGAGCTCAAATCACGTGCCCCATTCTGGAAAAAAGAGCAGCTTGAAGAGGGTGAACGCTGGGTGGAGCATAATACTCCTGCATAG
- a CDS encoding SCP-2 sterol transfer family protein: MAELFSEEWMNTFMGEWNNESGLTDALSEINFNSTIAYGVQGEDQPRGVLKVEDGKVVSAGSYNGEDMNWDLRCSEDHWAKWMKKAPGMMGLGTAYTTGKLKFAVGDYGAMVKNPKMAAPFIKTFTVMGRV; this comes from the coding sequence ATGGCAGAGCTATTTTCTGAGGAGTGGATGAACACATTTATGGGTGAGTGGAACAATGAGTCAGGCTTGACCGATGCATTGAGTGAGATCAATTTCAACTCTACGATTGCTTACGGTGTCCAGGGGGAGGATCAGCCACGAGGTGTATTGAAGGTAGAGGATGGAAAGGTTGTTTCAGCAGGCAGTTACAATGGTGAAGATATGAACTGGGATCTCCGTTGTTCTGAAGATCACTGGGCCAAGTGGATGAAAAAAGCGCCAGGCATGATGGGTCTGGGAACAGCCTATACAACAGGCAAGCTGAAATTCGCTGTGGGTGATTACGGCGCCATGGTCAAAAACCCAAAAATGGCAGCTCCATTTATCAAGACATTTACTGTAATGGGTCGTGTCTAA
- a CDS encoding efflux RND transporter periplasmic adaptor subunit yields the protein MVAALAVGFYVFAADEESQGGTSSAEERDGSLDNVITIGSARTGISVTLGGTIVPYKMVTLNAELPGSIESIAGKEGDRFEDGEVLVEIDDDTLLAKRQEIAAQMRIAEASLRNADVQYNKAIISPNYQGDAMMGGLPSMMRMFTDPMRSSGFGEGDPDFERYSDIFSQQTQVESAQAAVIQADAQLKQLDAQIRNAKSIAPFSGIIMRKMVEIGDTVQPGQPLVQFADVDRLQLLVEVPARLVSGLEEGMVLPAKLDVGGVRLDVRVAQIYPSADMMRHSVKVKFDLPKGSPAAPGMYSEIMIPDMQAPVSSYPVIPTSSLLWRGTLPAVFVLDESGEPELRVVRVGELVDNKHVTILSGLVVGEQLIVSPSATGWGSGEGNRRF from the coding sequence ATGGTGGCGGCACTAGCGGTGGGTTTTTATGTTTTTGCGGCAGACGAGGAGTCGCAAGGGGGTACAAGCTCTGCAGAAGAGAGAGATGGATCACTTGATAATGTCATTACGATTGGCTCTGCCCGTACTGGAATCAGCGTTACTCTTGGAGGAACAATTGTCCCCTACAAAATGGTGACTCTCAATGCAGAGCTGCCTGGCAGTATTGAGTCAATTGCGGGAAAAGAGGGCGACCGATTTGAAGATGGGGAGGTGCTGGTAGAAATTGATGATGACACCTTGCTGGCGAAACGTCAGGAGATTGCGGCACAAATGAGAATTGCAGAGGCCTCTCTGCGAAATGCTGATGTGCAGTACAACAAGGCGATTATCTCTCCAAATTATCAGGGTGATGCCATGATGGGTGGGTTGCCAAGCATGATGAGGATGTTCACAGATCCCATGCGCTCATCCGGTTTTGGTGAGGGTGATCCTGATTTTGAGCGTTACTCAGACATCTTCTCACAGCAGACCCAGGTGGAGTCGGCACAGGCCGCAGTAATTCAGGCCGATGCACAGCTCAAGCAGCTAGATGCGCAGATTCGTAATGCAAAATCCATTGCACCATTCTCGGGAATAATCATGAGAAAAATGGTTGAGATCGGTGATACGGTGCAGCCGGGCCAGCCCCTGGTTCAGTTTGCCGATGTTGATCGTCTGCAACTGCTGGTTGAGGTTCCTGCCAGACTCGTCTCTGGTCTCGAAGAGGGTATGGTACTGCCCGCCAAACTTGATGTTGGTGGAGTGCGTCTGGATGTGCGGGTGGCACAAATCTACCCTAGTGCCGACATGATGCGACATAGTGTGAAGGTAAAATTTGATCTGCCAAAGGGTAGCCCTGCTGCACCTGGCATGTACTCTGAAATAATGATTCCTGACATGCAGGCGCCGGTATCAAGTTATCCGGTGATCCCGACCTCATCACTGTTGTGGAGAGGAACTCTGCCGGCAGTATTTGTGTTGGATGAGTCAGGAGAGCCTGAGTTGCGAGTAGTACGAGTGGGAGAGCTGGTGGACAACAAGCATGTGACTATCCTCTCTGGCCTGGTGGTAGGGGAGCAGTTAATTGTCTCTCCATCAGCAACCGGATGGGGTAGTGGCGAAGGTAATCGACGCTTCTAG